The Kineococcus radiotolerans SRS30216 = ATCC BAA-149 genomic interval AGCGCCAGCTGCCAGGAGTAGAAGAACATCAGCGCCGTCGCCAGCAGCACCTGGCCGGCGGACAGGACGAGGACGAGCATCCCGGTCTGCAGGAACGTCGAGATGGTGTCGACGTCGCTGGTCACCCGGCTCACCAGCGACCCCCGGCGCTCCCCGCCCTGGGTCAGCACCGCCAGGTCGTGGACGTGACGGAACGCGCGCACCCGCAGCGTCGCCAGCCCCGCCTCGGTGGCCTCGAACAGCCGCACGTTGACGATCCACGCGGTGCCCGCGGTGATGACCACGACCAGCGCGGCGAGGGCGCACAGGACGACGATGCGCCCCACGTCCGGCCCGCCCGCCGCCTGCACGCCGCTGTCGATCGTCTGCTGCACGGCCACGGGGACCGCGAGCTTGCCCAGCGTCGTGGCGGCCGCGATGGCCAGGGTGACGCCGATGCCCTCGGCGAACTCGGGGGTCAGTTCGCGGGAACGGGCCAGCACTCCGGAGCTCACGCCGCACCTTCCTCGTCCTCGACGGCGCGCGCGGCGGCCGCCCGCGCGTACGCCGTCACCAGTTCCCGGTAGCCCGCGTCGCGGGCCTCGACCTCAGCGGCCGGGCCGCGGTCCACGACCCGCCCGCGCTCCAGGTGCACGACCTCGTCGGCCAGCGCGATCGTCGCCGGCCGGTAAGCCACCACGACCACCGTGGTCCCCAGCCCCGTCTCGGCCAGGCCGTCGAGCACGGCCCGCTCCACGGCCGGGTCCAGCGCGCTCGTCGCGTCGTCCAGCACCAGCAGCCGGGGGCGGCGCACCAGTGCGCGGGCCAGGGCCAGGCGCTGGCGCTGACCGCCCGACAGCGTCGAGCCGCGCTCCCCGACGAGCTCGTCGAGGCCGCCGGGCAGGGACTGCACGAAGGCCTCCGCGCGGGCCAGGCGCAGCGCCTGCCACACCTCCTCGTCGGAGACCTCCAGCCCCAGCGCCACGTTGCCGCGGACGGTGTCGTCGAAGACGAACGTCGACTGCGGCACCAGCGACGCCGCCCCCGCGACCTGCCCCTCCGCCAGCTGCCGCACGTCGACGCCGTCGAGGAGCACCTCGCCCGTGGAGGGGTCGACGAGGCGCACCAGCAGACCCGCCAGCGTCGACTTGCCCGCGCCGGTGCCGCCCACGACCGCCACCGTCGTCCCCGCGGCGACCTCGAGGGTCACGTCGCTCAGCACCGGGGGGTGCTCGACCACGTCGCCCGAACCGTCGCCCAGCAGGTCCGCCGCGGGCGCCGGGTGGCGGTAGGACAGCCCCGAGGCGGACACCGTCAGCGGCCCGCCGGGCGCGACGGGGCGCGGACCCCACGGGGTCGTCGCGTCCTCCTGCAGCACCGTCTGCACCCGCGCGTCCCCGGCGACGGTGCGCGGGAGGTCGGCGAGCAGCCAGCCGAAGGACCGCACCGGGAAGGCGAGC includes:
- a CDS encoding ABC transporter ATP-binding protein; this encodes MSGTFVSGVRTLARGVREEPRPFRIAIVGSVIYGIGNAASGFLVGRVTEGVVVPAVTGSGPVTTAQVWLAGAALMAVTVVLVGGVLLRRIFGGAFTFALQARYRRHLARRYLDLPLSWHHAHPAGRLLATAGSDVEATWQATMVLPFALGTAVLILFAGIAMVAADPVLAAVGLLVVPALLAANVVYQRRMSPLVTRVQQLRGEVSATAHESFEGALVVKTLGLAGEEVERFRDDAERLRDANVAAGRTRGAFDPVIEALPSLGTLLVLVVGATRVASGSTSVGDLVQIAYLLSLLAFPVRSFGWLLADLPRTVAGDARVQTVLQEDATTPWGPRPVAPGGPLTVSASGLSYRHPAPAADLLGDGSGDVVEHPPVLSDVTLEVAAGTTVAVVGGTGAGKSTLAGLLVRLVDPSTGEVLLDGVDVRQLAEGQVAGAASLVPQSTFVFDDTVRGNVALGLEVSDEEVWQALRLARAEAFVQSLPGGLDELVGERGSTLSGGQRQRLALARALVRRPRLLVLDDATSALDPAVERAVLDGLAETGLGTTVVVVAYRPATIALADEVVHLERGRVVDRGPAAEVEARDAGYRELVTAYARAAAARAVEDEEGAA